GTCTGAGCCGGCTCCCCACTCACTGCCGCCTGCAACTCGCGCAGGTTGTTCACCCCGTGGCGGCGCAGGCAGCGGTCCAGCGCCGATCGAGAAGCCTGCGCGTTGACGAACTCACGCGTGACCACGAGCAGGTCGTCCAGGGGCAACAGCAGCAGTCGGCGCAGTTCCACCACGATGGCCTCCTGCGCGGCAGTGAGGGTCGTGCTGAGCTTGTGGGGACGATGACTGCGGTCCTCCACGCTGTCTCGGCCCTGCCACTTCGCCGCGGTCGGCTCGGAGATGTTGTACCGGCGGGCCAACTCTGCCGGGCTGTCCGTGGACGCCTGGATCTCGGCGCGTACACGCGGCGTCGTGCGTGCCTGCGGGTGGATCTGGCTCATGTGGTCGCCCCTCTTGTCTGGTTGCTCAGCACCTCGCGCATGACCTGTCTTGCTCGGTACAGCGGCCAGCTGCGAATGGGCCAATGATCACATGGGACCCAACACCTATGCTGCCATGGAGTGCTGAGCAGCATGCTTGCTGATCCAGTTCTCGAGGAACCGAACCGGCGAGTTGTAGCCCAGCGTGGAGTGGCGGCGACTCCGGTTGTAGAACACCTCGATGTACTCGAACAGGTCGGCCTGCGCGTCGGCTCTCGTTGCGTAGGTCGTGCCGTGCACCCGCTCGTTCTTCAAGCTGTTGAAGAAGCTCTCGGTCGGAGCGTTGTCCCAGCAGTTCCCTTTGCGGCTCATCGAGGCGGTCATGCTGTACTCGGTGAGCTGGGTCTTCATCGCATGGCTGGCGTACTGACTGCCGCGGTCGCTGTGGAAGATCACCCCGTCGCCTGGCTTGCGCCGGAACCAGGCCATCGTCAGCGCGTCGGTGACGATGTCGGCGGTCATGCGCGGCTTGATCGACCAGCCGATGATTTCTCGGTTGAAAAGGTCCAGCACGATGGCCAGGTACAGCCAGCCCTCGCCTGTCTGGATGTACGTGATATCGCCCGTCCAAACCCGGTTCGGCGCCTCGGGCGTGAAGTTGCGCGCCAGCAGGTTCTCGGCGATCGGCAGCGAATGCTTGGAGTCCGTCGTCGCCTTGTAGCGCCGCTTGTGCCGTGCCCGGATGCCGTGCTCTCGCATCAGCCGCTCCACACGACGCAGGCCGATCCGATGACCGCGTTCCTGCAGCTCGCGGTGCATGCGCCGCGAGCCATAGGCGGCCTTCACTTCGGCGTGGATGCTCTTGATCAGGGCCACGGCCTGCGGGTCCGTCAAGCGCGTGCGGTCGGGCTTGCCGCCACGACGCCAGGCGCGGTAGCCGCTGACGCTGACAGCCAGCACCTCGCACATGTCGGGCAGAGGGTAATCGCGGCGCTGCGCGTCGATCCAGGCGTACTTCACAGCGCATCCTTCGCAAAGTACGCCGTCGCTTTTTTTAGGATGTCGACGTGCATCTTCAGCCGCGCGTTCTCGGCGCGCAGCCTGGACAGCTCCATCTGCTCGGGCGTCACCGGCCTCGAACCGGGCGCCGTCAGCTTGCCAGCTACCGACGCCTTCACCCAGTTGCGCAGCGTCTGCTCGACCAGCCCCAGTTCCTTGGCGGCCACCACGATGCCCACCGCCTGCGCGTGCTTGACGGCCTGCTCCTTGAACTCGGCCGTGTATTCCTGCTTCGGGATCTTCTTCACTTCGCTTCCTTCAGGTCTCGATGCTAACCATCGACCCTTGGAAGACGAAAGACGGCAGGCAGCTCAGTTCAAGAAACGGCCAAAGGATCTCCCGGGTCTTGACAGCTAACCATCGACCCTTGGAAGACGAAAGACGGCAGGCAGCTCACGGTTCAGCCCCAGGTCCGCTTGCTTCATGCCTCACATCCTCGCCAACACCGCCCAGCCCGCCAAGCACATCGGTGACTCATTTGTGCAGAGCTTCCCTAGCGTTTCAAAATTAAGAAATTCCCACCCTGCGCGCGCACAGGATCTCGTGGATTTTCTATTTCAGGAAAGTCATTCAGTGACATCCCATGTCGAGAGATCACCGACAAGCCGGCAAGGGCTTGGTCATCATGATTTCTGGCCGGAGGAACCCCAGGAGAGATGGCTGCTGCTTGATGTTTGGCAGTAGGTCTTGCCTGCGATGACCACCATGTTGGCAGCTGCTGGAGAAATCGTGTCAGGGGCTTTTCCAGTACAAGATGAATGAGGACTCCCACGCCCACAGCGAAAGCCAGTCTCAATATTAATATTGCACTGAAATCTCTTTCGATCGTTAGATAGAGTGAGGAGAGGCGAATTAGCTTCTCAATCGCTTCCAAGGCAAATAGATGGAATATGTAAATTGAATAAGAGGCGTCGCCAAGCAGGCGTAGTGTTTTTGATCTGAAACTGGATTGCAGCTGCAGAAGTCCATATATTAATATAAAGGCAGGCATTCCGTCTGCAAAAGCTCTGTGAAATTGATTGGGGAGAAAAATTATGACTGCAGCCGTCGCACTCATTGCCCCCAAAGTCCATTGAGGAATGTGGAGTGAGTGTTTTGATATGGCGAGGTAGAGAATGATGCCAAAGCCAAACTCAAGAACAATCGGTGATCCGTAGAACTCTGTAAAGACAGAATCTGTCTTGTCGCCGAAATTCCAGGCTCCAAGAGCAAGCGCTCCCAGAAACGACAGCATTGTCAACAGCCGATAACGGCCTGCCAAAATGGAGAAGGCGAAAACCAGATAAAAGGCCATTTCATAGTTTATGGTCCACCCGGGCACCAGATGGGGCCAAATCATATCTGATCGGGTCTGATGGTAATGTGGAATAAACAGGTAGTCCTGTAGCGTCAGCAGGTTGCCTTGGCCGCTGAATATTTCTTTGCGCCAAGCCAGCGTAAGTGCAATCCAGTAGAGGGGCACGACCCGCAGGATTCGCCGCCACATGAAATCAATGGATTCGCGCCACCGATTTTCCGTGGAATTCTGTCCTGTCGTGGTGTAGGCCATGATGAAACCGCTGATCACGAAGAATACGTCAACACCTTCGGATCCCAACTTCGGCCAAAAGGACGATCTGGAGTAATTTAGCGTGTGATAATAAACCACCAAAATCGCAGCCGCAGCACGCAAATACTGAATCACCTCGATTCCGGGGGCTCCTCTCCGATTCCTCGTGGATGCATTCATTGGGGATGGCGGTTTCTGATGAAGAGAGTGTTGCTCGAGCGGGTAATATTTGAATCGATGCATCCCGTTCTTGCTGTACGAGTCGGCGCGTGGAATGTTTTTGGTTGCTTTTACCTGACTGACTTCACCGCCCGTTCAGCCTGTCGTTCGCTTGTGCAGGTGCCACTATCGGGGACTTCATTATCGGTCAACGCTCTCTGCCCGCACGACGTAATACCTGGGTCACGGGTTCGAAGAGATATTGCAGTGGAGTGCGTGTTTCCCCCTGAATATAGACCTCGGCTGGCATGCCTGCCTTCAGTTTTTCCCCTTGAGTCGCGTTGGCGACATCATTGGCATCGACCTCGATGTGCACCGTGTAGTAGGCCTGATTGTTCTGCTGCTCAATGAGTCGGTCTGGTGACAAGTAATAAACACTCCCGCGTACCAAGCGGGTGCTACGGTAGTTGTAGGCGGTAAACCGTATCTCAGCATGCTGGCCCGTATGAACCCGATTCACGTCTTCGGTTCGAATCCGTGCTTCCACCAAGAGCTTGGGATCATTCTGCAATACGTCCATGATCGGCTCACGCGGTGCAATCACGGTACCTGGGTTTGTCACCCGCAGACCAATGACCTCACCATCCACCGGTGCTGAAATCAGTTGTCTGCTCGACGCATCACTGGCTTTGCGCAGTTCCTGTTCAATATCTTGTACCCGTACGTTTGCAGTCTTCAATTGGTCACTTGCCTGTTGGCGATACTCATTGTCCAGCCCCTGGAGCTTCAGATCGATGTCAACGATACGTTGTTCGGCTCGAACCAGGTCTGCACGTCGCTCCTCCAGTTTGGCGGCATAGTCGGCCACGGCAGCTTCGAGTTGCAGGATGCGCGTCGATGCGATGAATCCATCGCTGACCAAGGTACGGTTCGATTCCAACTCCGCCTTCTGCGCTGCCATCGACTGCAGAGCCGCCGAGATCTGGGCACGCAGAGACTGCAATTCCATCAGCACTTTGCTGCGTTGCTCACGAAGCAGGGCCGACTGACTGCGAAGTGCATCGCGTCGGGCAGAAAATAGTGACTGCTCCTTGACCAGTTGCGAGGACAGAGCCGCATCCTGTTTGGCTGCTTCGAGTAGATAGGCAGGCCATACCAAGGCTCCTCCTCGAATCTGTTCCGTTTCCAGCCGGAGGACGCTGGCGCGTTCAGCCAGCAGCCGATAACTCAGACGTGTCTTGTCTGCAGAAACGGCCACATCCCCGAGTTCCAGCAGTACTTCTCCGGCTTTTACCTTCTGCCCATCCCGGACGAAGACGGAGCGGACAGTGCCACCCTCGGCGTGCTGAACCGTTCGTCGGTTCAGATCAACCTTGACATACCCGGGTGCAACGACAGCGGAGGACAAGGGGGCAAGCGCGAGCCAAGCCGATATGGGCAGCACGCCGGCGAGCAAGACCCACATGCCCTTTCGGGTAATTTCACTTGCCTCGCGCCCATGCAATGTCAGCAGATCGACTCGGGACACGGGTTGCGGCTCCAATAGCGCTGGAAGAGACATATGTCTATGGGCTCGATTTGTCCGTCAATTGAGCAGCCCCGCACCAGAGGCCGAACGCGCCATGGGCAAGACCTGTGCCATGGGAGGATTCGATGCCGCAGGGGTTGAGGCCTCGTTGCCGGGGTAAGTTACCGAGGGAGGTGCGGCCGGCGCTGCTGGCCGAGAGACACCTTGCGGGGGCGCAACGGCAGGCCCACCGCCGGCCGGCATCGGTCGCGCACCGCCGGAAAGAGCCTGAAGGACATCGCGGGCAGGCCCAAAGTGGGTAGCCCGCCCAGCTTCTACGACCAATATCTTGTCAACATGTGCGGTCAAGGTGGCTCGGTGTGTCACCACGATCACGGTCGTGTTTCCGCGCAGCTGCTTGAGCGTTTCAGCCAGTGCAAGCTCTCCTGCGCCGTCCAGATTGGAGTTCGGCTCGTCCATGACCACGAGCCTGGGGCTGCCGAACAATGCCCGGGCGACGGCTATTCGCTGACGTTGTCCCGGAGAAAGCAAGGCAGCATGGGGGTCGATTTCGGTGTCGTACCCCTCAGGCAGGCCCAGGATCATTTCATGCACACCAGCCAACTTCGCCGCCTCGACCACCAAGTCGGAATCCACCGGGCCCAGGCGAGCAATATTGTCAGCGACCGTCCCAGCGAACAGTTCGACGTCCTGGGGAACGTATCCGATGTGTGGGCCCACTTGTTCTCTGCCCCACTTCGATAGATCCACCCCGTCGAGTCGAACCACGCCTGCTGCCGGCGCCCACAGTCCGATCAAGAGCCGCACGAGCGTGCTCTTTCCGGAGCCGCTGGGGCCGATGATGGCCAGTGACTCACCGGTAGCCAGTTGAAGGGAGATGCCTGCGACGATCATCCTGTCGCTGCGGGCCGGTCGATAGACCAACCCTGCGGCCGTCAACTGCCCTGTGGGTGCCGGTAATTGCATGGGGGGTTGCCGACCCATGACTTGTTTGAGCATCGGATTCAATCGCTGGTAGGCCAGTCGGCCCTCAGCAAGCACTTTCCAACTGGCTACCATCTGCTCGATGGGAGCCAGGGCGCGGCCGAGCAACATCGTCGATGCAACCATGACCCCAGGCGAAGCCTGACCATCCAGTACCAAGTATGCGCCCAACGCCTGCAGCAGGACTTGTATACCCTGCCTCAGTACCCTGATGAAGGACGACATCGCCACGGCCCTGCGTGCAACAGGCCCTTGCAGATCGGCCAGCCGCATACTCATTTGCTGCCAGCGTGCGACGAGTGAATCGCTCATGCCCAGGGCCTGGGCCGCTTCCGAGTTGGACATTGCCTGTTCGAGGTATCTCTGGCTTTTGCCAGCTTCGCTCTGAACCTCTTCGATTGACTTTCTGGTCAGGCGATCGTTCAGAAAGGTAAACGCCAGCATCACGGCTCCTGCTGCGGCTGCGCCAACTCCAAGCCAGGGGTGCGCCAATGCAATTACACCAATAAAGACAAGGGCCCAGGGTGCGTCAAGCACGGCGATTACCCCTTGGGCCGAGAACAGGTTGCGCAGACGTGCGACGTCTCGCAGCGGTTCCATCGGCACAGGCCCTTGCCGCTTTGCGGCCTCAACAAGGGTCAGCCGGGCGATTTCAGGTGCCAGCGCGTCATTCACGATGCTGCCCAGAACACCCTGCAGCCGTCCACGCAGGTACTCAAGTACCCCTGTCAATGCGAAGGCGATGCACAGCCCAAGAACCAGAACGAGGAGTGTCTCCTTGCTTTGGCTCGTGAGCACACGGTCGAACACCTGCAAACTGAACATCGCTGGAGCCAACCAGAGAAGGTTGATCACGAACGAGAACGCCAGCGCCCATCTGAGCAGTCTTTTCATAGTCTCTCATTCACTCCCTGGGCCAACAATCGATGCGCTTGGCAGCGTAGTCTGGCTACGTTGCAGCGAGATAGTTGACCATAGCAGACCATGTTCGCCCCGCTGCCTCCGCGTCAAAGTGCGGTGTGCGAATACTCCCGCTTCGACGTTGGTTTTGAATGCTCGGCGGTGCTTGTCCGCAACCTCGGCACGCTGACCATCCGGCAAGCCACCCCAGGAAACAGGGAGGCCAGGACGGTTTGGTCGGTGCTCGGGTCAATACGCTCTTTTGTCGAACCAGGTCATGCCGGCGGTGCGGGCGATGATCTTCAGGTCCAGCGCAAGGGACCAGTTGCGTAGGTATTCCAGGTCGCATTCGATGCGGCGGGCCATCTTGTCGATGGTGTCGGTCTCCCCGCGCAGGCCGTTGACTTGGGCCCAGCCTGTGATGCCTGGGCGCACCTTGTGGCGCACCATGTAGCTCTTGATGAGCTGGCGGTATTGTTCGTTGTGGGCCACGGCGTGGGGGCGTGGGCCGACGATGCTCATGCGACCCTGCAACACATTAATGAATTGCGGCAGTTCGTCCAGCGAAGTGCGGCGGATGAAGGCGCCGAACGGGGTGATGCGCGGGTCGTGCTTGGTGGCTTGATGTACGGTGGCGCCGTTGTCCATCGTGGTCATCGAGCGGAACTTGTAGACGATGATCTCCTCGCCATCCAGGCCATGGCGTCGCTGCTTGAAGATGATGGGACCTGGCGAACTGCGCTTGACGCCGAAGGCGACCAGGAGAAGCACTGGGGCGATGAGCAGCAGGATGAGGCTGGCGAGCACGATGTCACTGGCGCGCTTGAGCAGGCCGTTCACACCGACGAATGGGCTTTCCAGCAGGCCGACCACGGGCACACCGTCCATGTTGTGCGTGCGGCCCTGGATGATGTTGACGCCAAACACGTCGGGCACGTAGTACACGGAGGCGGCGCTGTCCTGGAGTTGGGCCATCAGTCGCATGATGCGCGGCTGTTGGCCCAGCGGCAGGGTGACGTAGATGTCCCGGATGCCCGCGCGCTGGATGAGGCGAGGCAGGTCTTCGAGCCGGCCGAGCAGGCGGGAGCGTACTTCAGGCGGGCAACGCTCGGGAGCACGGTCCTCGAGGTAGCCGTAGAAGTCGTGGCCGTAGGCGCTACGGCGCTCCAGCATGGTGGCGATCTTGAGCCCCAGCGTACCTGCACCGATGACCAAGGCGGGGCGGCGTGCCTCCGTGCGGGCAGCATGCAGTCGCATCACGGATGCCCCCAGCAGGGCTGCACCGACGTGGCTGATGGGAGTGAGGGCTACCCACCAGATCAGCACCTCGGGTTCGAAGAAGTGGAAGCTGCGAGTGGCAAAGCCGATGGCACCCAGGATGGCGATTGTGGCCATCCAGGCTCCCGCAACGCCAACGATCACGTCGAGCGGGCGGCTGTGGAAGCGCTCCTTGCCGGGAAAGGTGATCAGCAGGACCAGCATGGCCAGGAGCATCGTGGCCCGATCCACGGGCTGCTCCTGCAACGTAGTGGCCAGGAACAGCAGTGCCACGGACAACGCGGGTTCTGCGAGGTTGGCGACGAAGGTGCTGATGGGCAGTGGTGGGCGTGCCGCGAAGAGAGAGTTCATCGCGTCTGCCGGGCGTGTGGCGACAAACGGCTCGACCGGGGGCAGTTGCGCCGGGCGGGTCGGTTGTGGCAGCGGTGGCATTGGCGGTTTGATGGAACCCTTTGGGGTGGTCCAGGAGGCGATTGACATATCCATTACCTTGCTCCCCGTGGCTTGATGCGTGATGTCCTGGCCGCTCCCGCCTTTCATCTGGCTTTGGCCGTCGTCAGGTCGCGATGCAGCCGCGGCCGTCAAGGCGTCGGCACTATGCTGTGGTTTGTTGACGTTAATGTGCATGCGCCGATTGGCAGGATTGATCCCTCAATCGAGGGGTGGCGATCAATGACTCATGCAACTCGTGCCGTTTTGGGCTGAGAGGTCCGGATGCAGCGATCCGGGTGTGGCGTGGCCGTGGCAGTGCTGGGGGGCGAGACATGGGTGTCTCCGAACGGCGGAGCAGATCAGTTGGGTACGTGGGAGGCCGCTGCGGCATGCTGGCCGCCTGGGCTGTGAGCAGTTACCGACAGGGCCTGCTCGTACCAGCGCTGCGTCCGCGTGGCCGGGCCGCTGTCCACCCGCCCGGCGTCCAGCGCGTCCACCAGGCTGGCGACGGACTGCATGAGTTCGCGCTGCGGTCGCCAGCCGAGGAGGTGGGTGAATTTGTCGAAGTCGATGCGCCGGCCGGGGGGGCTGGCTGTGCGGGCTTGCAGGGGGGCGGCCTGGATCGTGATGTGGCTGCCCAGCACGAGCTGCACCGTGCGGGCGATCTCGGCGGTGCGCAGGTTGCCCGCGCCGACATTGAAAATCTGCCGCGCCACGCTGGTGAGGGGGGCGCCCAACGTGGCGATGATGGCCTGGGAGGCATCGTCGATCTGCAGCAGGGGGTGCCAGGTGTCGGCTGCATCGGGCAGGGTGATGCGCCTCTCGCCGAGCGCCTGCTCGGCCATGGCGTTGGCGATGAGGTCGAAGCGGGTGCGCGGCGCCAGGCCGTGGCAGGTGGCCAGGCGCAGCACGGTGGGCGCGAAGCCGGGGCGGGCCAGGGGCAGCACGGCGGCCTCGGCCTTCAGGTTGGCCAGGGCGTAGGCGCCGACGGGGTGGGTGGGGCTGCTCTCGTCGAGCGGGCTGTCGTCCGCCGAGGGGGCGAGCGTGTCCACGCCGCTGCCGTTGACCCTGCCGTTGTCGTTGTCGTTTCCGTAGACGCAGCAGCTGCTGGCCAGGATGTAGCGCTGCACGCCGGCGGTGGGCGCGAGCTGGGCGAGGCGCACGCGGGCGAGGTGGTTGACGGCGTGCGTCCAGGCGGGGTCGAGCTCGGCGGCGCGGGCGTCGCCGATGCCGGCGAGGTCGACGATGGCATGGATGCCGCCGAGGTGTTCGCGCTGCAGGCCGCGCACGTCCATGCGACGCACGGTCAGGCCGGGGTGGTTGGCGACTGCATGCAGGCCGCGCTCGCCGAAGACCATGGTGTCGACTGCGACCACCTCGTGGCCGAGTTCGAGCAGGTCACGCACCAGGGCGCTGCCGATGTAGCCCGCCGCGCCGGTGACGAGGATGCGGCGTCGCGGTCCTTGCGCCATGTGAGTGAGCGGGGTCATGGGGAGGCCTTCCTTGGGATGCGTTTGTGGAGTCTGGGCTCGCACTTTGCCGAGCGCCGTCGACATTGCATCCCCCCGGCCCGGTGGCAGTGCCCAAGCGCGTGAAGTGCTGCCGGAACTCTTTCTGGGCCGGCGCGTGGTTGTGGTGCGGCCCGCTCAAGTCCGCCGTTTTGGCTCAGGCGTCGTCGAGCTCGACGTCGCAATCGCAGCCACTGCCGGCGGCGATCCACCGCGCGGCGCGGCGCTGCAGCCAGGGGGCGATGGGGCGCAGCCAGCGGGGCAGGAGGTGGCGCTGACCGGTCAGCACGCCGCAGACGTAGCGCTGCGCCGGCTCGTCCCAGGCGAGCGCTCGGCAGGCGCCGAAGCGGCGGGCGCTGACGAGGATGCCGATGGGGCAGGGCTCGGCCAGGCAGCACACGCCGCAGCCGTTGCAGGGCTCGCCCCAGGCCGGCTTGGGTGGGGCGTCGGCGTGGATGGCGATGGTGCGAGGCACCGCCTGGGTCACCTGTGTGCCGGGTTCGGGGCAGCAGGCTGTCTCAGCACCGGGTCTGGCGCTCGCGTCGGCGGATCAGCACCAGGACGGCGGCGGCCAGGCTGCCGCCGAGGAGTAGCTCGCCGCCGATGGCGCCACCGCCGCTGTCGTCGCCTTCGCCCGTGTCGGTCGTGCTGCCATCGACGCTGCCGCCCTTGCCAATGCTGACCACCGCGGTGGTGGTCGCGCTGCCGCTGGCGTCCGTCACGGTGAGTTGCAGCAGCACGGTGCCGTCGCCGGTGGCGGTCAGGCGAGTGCTGCTGCCGGTGCTGCTGCCCAGGCTGGCGATGCTGCTGCCGCTGGTGAGGCCCCAGCCGTACGCGCTGAGCCTGTTGCCCGTGGAGGCGCTGGACTGGGCCGCGCTGAAGGCGCCGCTGGCGCCCACGGCGATCAGGCTGCTGTCGTCGACGATGTTGGCCACCAGCCGGCCGGCGGCCGCCGCCTTGACGGCGGCACCGGCGTCTAGCATGCCGGCGCCACAGGTGGCGGTGGTGCAGTAGCACTCCCTGGCCTGCTCGGCTGCGCTCGGTGCCAGGCAGGCCGCGTCGGTGGAGACGGTGGGGTCGCTGCTGGCTCCGGTGGTGGGGAAGGTGCGGGCCGTGTCCTGCAGCAGCGAGGTCACCTGGCTGGGGGTGAGGGTCGGGTTGGCTGAGAGCATCAGGCCAATGGCGGCCGATACCTGCGGGGCGGAGAAGCTGGTGCCCACGGCGTAGTCGTCACCCCCGCTGGTGTAGCTGGCGGCCAACGGGATGGTGCTGCCGGTGTTGCTGGTGCTGCTGATCGGGTAGAGGCATTCACCTGTGTCGTTGACGCAGTTGCCGCCCGGCGCGGCGATGGTCACTTCGGGGCCGAGGCTGGAGTAGCCGATCTTGGTGCCCACATGGCGGACGCCGGCCACCGCGATCGCACCAGCGCAATTGGCCGGGGCGTTGACGGCCAGGCTGTCGTTGCCGGCCGATACCACCACGCTGGCGCCAGCGGCGATGGCCTCGCGCACGGCCTCCTGGTAGGCACTGTCGCAGCTGCCGGCGGAGCCCAGGCTGAGGCTGATCACCTTGGCCGGATTCGGGTTGGTGGGCACCCCTGCGACCGTGAGCCCAGCCGCCCAGCGGATGCCGGCAATGATGTCGTCGTCATAGCCGAAGCACTTGCCCAGCACGCGCACCGGCAGCACCCGCACGTTGCGGCCGAGCGCGGCCATGCCCATGCCGTTGTTGGTGGCAGCCGCCACCAGGCCCGCGGTCTGGGTGCCATGCCAGCTGCTGCTCGCCTCGCTACAGCCGCTGAAGGTGCCTGTGCTGGCCTCGGCGGCGCTGACCCAGTCACCTGGGTCGCTGGGGTCGGCGTCGCGGCCGTCACCGTCGTTGGAGATGCTGCTGCTGGAGACGAAGTCGTAGCCCGCCAGCAGCTTGCCGGTCAGGTCGGGGTGGTCCCGGCGCACGCCGGTGTCCAGCACGGCCACGACGACACTGGCATTGCCGGTGCTCACCGCCCAGGCTGCGGGAGCGTCCACGGAGGAGACGAAGGTGCTGTCTGGCGTGCGCAGGTACCACTGGCCGGCGGCGGGGCTTTGTGATGAGCTGCCGGCGTAGCGCGGATCACTGGGGGTGACGGCGTGGGCGCGGCGCTTGCGTGACGGCACGGCGTATTCAACCTCGCTGTCCGTGCCCAGCTGGGCGGCCAGGGCCTCGCTGCTCATGCCGGTGGCGGTGAGCACCTGGTGGCGGGGCCCGACGGCCGGCCCGTTCGACAGCTTCAGTCCCAGGCGGCTGGACAGCGCGGCGGCGCGCTGTACGGCGGCGAGCGCAGCGGCTGTGCCACCGCTCTGGGCGGACAGCGCTGAGGCCGTGCCACTGCTACTGCTGCTGCGGTATTTGACGATGACGCGTGCGGTGTCACCTGTGTCCGCCGGCAGGCTGGCACTGCTGCGCGAAGGGCCACGCTCGGCCGACACGGAGGCCGGTAGC
The Sphaerotilus microaerophilus DNA segment above includes these coding regions:
- a CDS encoding IS3 family transposase (programmed frameshift); the protein is MKKIPKQEYTAEFKEQAVKHAQAVGIVVAAKELGLVEQTLRNWVKASVAGKLTAPGSRPVTPEQMELSRLRAENARLKMHVDIPKKSDGVLCEGCAVKYAWIDAQRRDYPLPDMCEVLAVSVSGYRAWRRGGKPDRTRLTDPQAVALIKSIHAEVKAAYGSRRMHRELQERGHRIGLRRVERLMREHGIRARHKRRYKATTDSKHSLPIAENLLARNFTPEAPNRVWTGDITYIQTGEGWLYLAIVLDLFNREIIGWSIKPRMTADIVTDALTMAWFRRKPGDGVIFHSDRGSQYASHAMKTQLTEYSMTASMSRKGNCWDNAPTESFFNSLKNERVHGTTYATRADAQADLFEYIEVFYNRSRRHSTLGYNSPVRFLENWISKHAAQHSMAA
- a CDS encoding acyltransferase family protein, producing the protein MHRFKYYPLEQHSLHQKPPSPMNASTRNRRGAPGIEVIQYLRAAAAILVVYYHTLNYSRSSFWPKLGSEGVDVFFVISGFIMAYTTTGQNSTENRWRESIDFMWRRILRVVPLYWIALTLAWRKEIFSGQGNLLTLQDYLFIPHYHQTRSDMIWPHLVPGWTINYEMAFYLVFAFSILAGRYRLLTMLSFLGALALGAWNFGDKTDSVFTEFYGSPIVLEFGFGIILYLAISKHSLHIPQWTLGAMSATAAVIIFLPNQFHRAFADGMPAFILIYGLLQLQSSFRSKTLRLLGDASYSIYIFHLFALEAIEKLIRLSSLYLTIERDFSAILILRLAFAVGVGVLIHLVLEKPLTRFLQQLPTWWSSQARPTAKHQAAAISPGVPPARNHDDQALAGLSVISRHGMSLNDFPEIENPRDPVRAQGGNFLILKR
- a CDS encoding HlyD family type I secretion periplasmic adaptor subunit; protein product: MSRVDLLTLHGREASEITRKGMWVLLAGVLPISAWLALAPLSSAVVAPGYVKVDLNRRTVQHAEGGTVRSVFVRDGQKVKAGEVLLELGDVAVSADKTRLSYRLLAERASVLRLETEQIRGGALVWPAYLLEAAKQDAALSSQLVKEQSLFSARRDALRSQSALLREQRSKVLMELQSLRAQISAALQSMAAQKAELESNRTLVSDGFIASTRILQLEAAVADYAAKLEERRADLVRAEQRIVDIDLKLQGLDNEYRQQASDQLKTANVRVQDIEQELRKASDASSRQLISAPVDGEVIGLRVTNPGTVIAPREPIMDVLQNDPKLLVEARIRTEDVNRVHTGQHAEIRFTAYNYRSTRLVRGSVYYLSPDRLIEQQNNQAYYTVHIEVDANDVANATQGEKLKAGMPAEVYIQGETRTPLQYLFEPVTQVLRRAGRER
- a CDS encoding type I secretion system permease/ATPase, which gives rise to MKRLLRWALAFSFVINLLWLAPAMFSLQVFDRVLTSQSKETLLVLVLGLCIAFALTGVLEYLRGRLQGVLGSIVNDALAPEIARLTLVEAAKRQGPVPMEPLRDVARLRNLFSAQGVIAVLDAPWALVFIGVIALAHPWLGVGAAAAGAVMLAFTFLNDRLTRKSIEEVQSEAGKSQRYLEQAMSNSEAAQALGMSDSLVARWQQMSMRLADLQGPVARRAVAMSSFIRVLRQGIQVLLQALGAYLVLDGQASPGVMVASTMLLGRALAPIEQMVASWKVLAEGRLAYQRLNPMLKQVMGRQPPMQLPAPTGQLTAAGLVYRPARSDRMIVAGISLQLATGESLAIIGPSGSGKSTLVRLLIGLWAPAAGVVRLDGVDLSKWGREQVGPHIGYVPQDVELFAGTVADNIARLGPVDSDLVVEAAKLAGVHEMILGLPEGYDTEIDPHAALLSPGQRQRIAVARALFGSPRLVVMDEPNSNLDGAGELALAETLKQLRGNTTVIVVTHRATLTAHVDKILVVEAGRATHFGPARDVLQALSGGARPMPAGGGPAVAPPQGVSRPAAPAAPPSVTYPGNEASTPAASNPPMAQVLPMARSASGAGLLN
- a CDS encoding undecaprenyl-phosphate glucose phosphotransferase, with amino-acid sequence MHINVNKPQHSADALTAAAASRPDDGQSQMKGGSGQDITHQATGSKVMDMSIASWTTPKGSIKPPMPPLPQPTRPAQLPPVEPFVATRPADAMNSLFAARPPLPISTFVANLAEPALSVALLFLATTLQEQPVDRATMLLAMLVLLITFPGKERFHSRPLDVIVGVAGAWMATIAILGAIGFATRSFHFFEPEVLIWWVALTPISHVGAALLGASVMRLHAARTEARRPALVIGAGTLGLKIATMLERRSAYGHDFYGYLEDRAPERCPPEVRSRLLGRLEDLPRLIQRAGIRDIYVTLPLGQQPRIMRLMAQLQDSAASVYYVPDVFGVNIIQGRTHNMDGVPVVGLLESPFVGVNGLLKRASDIVLASLILLLIAPVLLLVAFGVKRSSPGPIIFKQRRHGLDGEEIIVYKFRSMTTMDNGATVHQATKHDPRITPFGAFIRRTSLDELPQFINVLQGRMSIVGPRPHAVAHNEQYRQLIKSYMVRHKVRPGITGWAQVNGLRGETDTIDKMARRIECDLEYLRNWSLALDLKIIARTAGMTWFDKRAY
- a CDS encoding NAD-dependent epimerase/dehydratase family protein produces the protein MTPLTHMAQGPRRRILVTGAAGYIGSALVRDLLELGHEVVAVDTMVFGERGLHAVANHPGLTVRRMDVRGLQREHLGGIHAIVDLAGIGDARAAELDPAWTHAVNHLARVRLAQLAPTAGVQRYILASSCCVYGNDNDNGRVNGSGVDTLAPSADDSPLDESSPTHPVGAYALANLKAEAAVLPLARPGFAPTVLRLATCHGLAPRTRFDLIANAMAEQALGERRITLPDAADTWHPLLQIDDASQAIIATLGAPLTSVARQIFNVGAGNLRTAEIARTVQLVLGSHITIQAAPLQARTASPPGRRIDFDKFTHLLGWRPQRELMQSVASLVDALDAGRVDSGPATRTQRWYEQALSVTAHSPGGQHAAAASHVPN